CATTTGATTATAAATTAAACGATGATAACCAAAAATTTCTAGCAAAAATTAGATGAAATAATATATAAAAAGAGATACCAAATGGTAAATGTATATTAATTATATTAAATAAATGAAATATTTCATAAATTAAGAACATTTTAAGTAGTTTGAGATGTGTATTAATTATAATAATGAAATAAAAAACTTAATAGGTGATGTATTAAGCAAAATATGTGTATTAAAAAATTAATGGTGTGTATTTAAAATTTCTCTTTCCTTAATCCGTAGTCTTTTGTTTTCCTTGATCCGTAGTCTTTTGTTTTCGGTAAAATTTCTCTTTCCTTAATCCGTAGTCTTTTGTTTTCGGTAAGATATCCTGTTTCCCAATCCTGGTAGACTTGGTAGTTCGAACTCCCTATAAATAGATTACACCAGTTATGTTCCTTCCACTTTTCTTCTAGCTTGTCGGCCAAAAAAAAAAAAGACAAAATGTTAGCGAGTCTGCTGAAAATCATCAATCCCAACAGCAACAGGATGAACAGCAGCAAGAAACCCACGAGGAGCAGATGGTGGATGAGCTTACCGTCACTGATCTCGTGCGTGCCCTCACCAAGCTTAGAGATACCCAAAGAGAACTCATACAAGCTGTGAAAGACCTGAAGAATCCTAACCCTGCACCTAAGCCAAACACTGAGCACCAGGAAAAAGTCTTACAAGAAGAATTCGAGGCAGCTAAAGGGTCCGAGCAGAAAGGAACATCCTTTGTCACTCAGCAGGACGTAGTAGCTATGTTGGAAAGAGAGCTACACCGCACTAATGAGGACTGGATGTATATCCCTCAACCTCCCTATCCAGCAAGTTTGATTTCCATGCCTTATCCTAAGGGTTATGAAACACCAAATTTTGCTCTTTTTGATGGAAGGAAGGGAAGTCCCAAGGAGCACGTTAGTCGCTTCATCGATACACTCGGGCCTCATGCTGCAGATCACTATCTCTGGCTCCGTGAGTTTTCAAAATCACTCACCGATCGTGCTTATACATGGTATACCACACTCGCTGCAGGCTCAGTCCGGTCCTGGGAAGATTTGGCAAGCAGGTTTTGCAAGAAGTATTTTGAGCATGAAGAGAGGGTTACCATCACTCAACTCAACTACACTTGCCAAAGAGCTGGAGAAAACCTTGTGGACTTTGTTCGCAGATTTAGAGATTTGGCTCTCGACTGTTATGATGAGAAAGGTGAGCAGTCTCTGGTTGAAATCTGCATCAGTAACATGCTGCCATAATACAGAGTTTATTTGGAAAACGTTAACATCAACCAATTCACCGGACTAATGGATGCGGCAAAGAAGACAAGCATGTCAGTGAAAGCACAAAAGAGTTGGAGGTCAGAAAAGAAGGATACTCACCAAACTCTGGCAATAGAAGACAAGTCTTCATATAAAAGGAAATGGGAAACCTTTCAGGCCGTTCCCTGCGGTAATGAAGAATTCCATGCTATACTGGATTCACTGTTTGCTGATGGTGTCATCAAGTTACCACGCCCACAGAAGCCTCCAACAAAGGAAGAAAATAGTGATACCCGCTATTGTCGCTATCATCAGTATGTTGGCCATCCAAGCCAAGCATGCCAGGTTCTGCGGAGGATACTCCATGAGAAGATAAGGGATGGAACGCTTGAGTTAACCACCAGGCAACAAGTCATTGATGAAGATCCCCTACCAAAACGGAAGGGGAAGGAAACATGTTGTGTAATCACTGCAGCTAATGACCATATGGAGGAAGATGACAAAGACATGATGGATTACCAGAATGCGCTATGCCTGTATCAAGGGTCATGAGTCATGGATCGATATGCTTGGGACAGGTACTCCAGACCTCAAGGCTATAGCACTCCGTGGTCTCACTTTGATACTCTTGAAGGAAATGGGAATTTGTCAAACCATTACTTGGGGGCTAATCATGCTTATCAGTTTGGAGAAGCAGAACAGACACGCTATGGGGTTGGCAAGTCTTATTGCCGCGGTGAAGCAAGTCAGGCATTCTTTGTAACAGAAGTTGACGACATGGAGCAGTACATTGACAAGAGCCATAAGCCCAATGCCTCACAAGTACTTCAGCAGAATCCCAAGTTCAAGTCTTTGTTTGATCAATTGGGGTATGGTCCACAAGCCAGGGAAGCTGCTGCTCAAGCTCTCATGCACATCTCCGAGGAGTATGGACCTCAATGCTTTGCTGTCGAGGCAGTAAGAACCGCGTCCATGCTAGAGAGCAACAATGCTATAATCTTTACCGACTCGGATATGGAGGTGCCATACCCGGATCACAGGAGGCCACTTTACTTAGAAGCTCAGATCAATGACGTGTTTGTAAGAAGAGCACTTGTGGACACTAGTTCCTCTCTCAATATCATACCACTTTATGTTCTCAAGGCTGCGGGGATCCCACAATCAAGGATAGTGAAGTCAGAATTAAAGATATCTGGTTTTGCTGAAGCGGATGAGACCTCTATTGGGTACATATAACTGGATCTTAAGGTAGGACCAATTCGGTCATGGACAAAGTTCCAAGTGCTGGACGTTGACACAAGCTACCATGCTCTGCTAGGGCGACCATGGCTCAACATGCATAAATTGATCCCCTCCACCTATCACCAGTGTGTCAAAGGGCGAATCGGTCTCAAACCAATAAGAATTCCAGGGAATCAGCTCCCTTTTCACCAGAGTGAAGCTCACTACATCGAAGCTGAGTATTACAATGAGTTTACTAATGATGGAGGACCTGCTAAAGCCTCTGGTGTGCCCTTGCCGTCATGACAAGATATCAGGGATATTAGTGACAGTGATCTCCCGACAGTAATGAGATAAGCAAGAGAAGCTAGTGTCTGTGCTCAAGCAGTGCCACGATGCATGAGGGTAGTGTTGCCCAATGGGCGCACTATATACCTCTTATGATGGGTTGCGGGGCCTGACCGCAACTTGTGGAAGGGTCCCATACTGCGAGGTGTCATGGAGAATGAATGCGCAAGCACAGGAGGGATATCTATGACACCTGAGCCCAACGCCCTTCAAGAAGCTCTACCAGCACCTAAATACATGCAAGATGGATCCACTGCAGTGGCAGAAGAGCTGGAAACTGTGAATCGAAGTGATAACCCCGCAACACAGAAGCCCATACTCATCAGCAACAACTTGTCAACTCAAGAAAAGAAGCACCTTGTGGAGTTACTTAAGGAGTTCAGCGATGTTTTCGCTTGGAGTTATGAAGAAATGTCAGGGTTAGACCCGAACTTTGTGTGTCATACACTAAACGTGAAACTTGGGGCTAGGCCAGTTGTACAAGAAGGAGGAATTACCACAAGGAGGATGAAGTACAAATCAAGCAAGAGATTGAAAAGCTTCTAGCATGCGGTTTCATCAAGCCCATTAAGCATTCTTCATGGCTCGCCAACATTGTTCATGTGAAAAAGAAAAATGGCCAAGTTAGGGTCTGTATTGATTATAGAGACCTAAACAAAGCTTGTCCAAAAGACGAATTCCCGTTGCCAAATATGGACATGCTTATCGACTCAACTTCAGGCTAAGGCATGCTCTCCTTCATGGATGGATTCAGTGGTTACAACCAAATAAAAATGGCTGCAAGAGATGCTGAGAAGATTGCTTTCCGCACCCCTTATGGAAATTTTCACTACACAGTCATGCCTTTTGGTTTAAAAAATGCCGGAGCAACAGATCAACGTGCAATGACTGCCATCTTTCATGATATGATGGGAAAAGAAGTTGAGGACTATGTCGATGATCTGGTGGTGAAGTCTAAAACAAGGGGGGAACATTGGAGCATATTGAGGAAAGTACTGAAGAGGTGCATGGCATACAGGGTGAAAATGAATCCAAAGAAGTGTTTGTTCGGAGTGTCGACTGGAAAGTTTCTTGGTTTTGTGGTTCATAGCAGGGGAATTGACATGGATCCAGATAAAACAAGAGTTATAGCTTCCACTGCACCACCATCAAACCAGAAACATCTAAAAAGTTTCTTGGGCAGGCTATCCTACATCAGACGCTTCATACCAGGCCTTGTTGCAATAATAAAAACTTTCGCTCCTCTCCTCAAGAAGGGCACCAAGTGTTTATGGACTGAAGAATGCAAAAGGGCCTATGAGAAGGTACAACAACTTGTTACAAAGTTACCAACCATGAAGGCACCGATCCCCGACGTGCCTCTCAAGTTGTATTTAGTCGCGATTGACACTGCAGTGGGGGCTCTTCTCGCACAAGATGATGAGAATGGAGAAGAGCACCCTGTGTACTATGTGAGCCGTTTGTTGGGAGAAGCTGAAGCACGCTATCCTTAAACTGAAAAGATCTGTCTAGTTCTCATATATGCAGCACAAAGGCTCCGTCATTACTTTCTTGCACACAAGCTCCAGCTCATAGTCAAGACTGACCCTGTAAGGTACCTGCTCACAAAATCAGTGTTGTCTGGGCGTCTCGCCAGATGGTTATTGCAATTGTCAGAGTTTGATATTGAATGTGTAACGCCTCGCGCCATCAAAGGGCAAGCTGTGGTTGACATGCCTGCTTTGTTTCCCGGTGACGAAGAAGTTTCTCTCATGCAAGACATTCCAGGGGAGCTACCAGAGATGGTGGGAGTGGTGACTGAAAAGGAATCAAAGAGCCAGCAGCCCTGGACCCTTTTCTTCGATGGGTCAGCCACAAGCAATGGAGGAGGAGCTGGAGTTGTGTTAGTAGACCCTGCAGGCAACACCAAAGCTCTGTCATTCAAGTTAAGCTTTCCCTGCACCAATAATTCAGCTGAATATGAAGCTTTCATCACTGGTATGTCTACTGCGGTGGAACTTGGTGTTAAAAGGATAATAGTGATTGGATTCTCAAACCTGGTCATCAGCCAAGTGAAGGCTGATTTCGCGTTGAAGGAGCCAACTTTAGCATATACCGGGATCCACCAACAGATATGCAGATGCTTTGGCCACGCTTGGGTCTAAACTGTCATTCACAAGAGAGCATCCTAACATCGCAGTAATACAAAAGAACAAGCCATGCATAGAAACAATAATTCTTATTGAGTTACCTGAAGAAGATGATTGG
The window above is part of the Fragaria vesca subsp. vesca linkage group LG2, FraVesHawaii_1.0, whole genome shotgun sequence genome. Proteins encoded here:
- the LOC101301940 gene encoding uncharacterized protein LOC101301940, translated to MVDELTVTDLVRALTKLRDTQRELIQAVKDLKNPNPAPKPNTEHQEKVLQEEFEAAKGSEQKGTSFVTQQDVVAMLERELHRTNEDWMYIPQPPYPASLISMPYPKGYETPNFALFDGRKGSPKEHVSRFIDTLGPHAADHYLWLREFSKSLTDRAYTWYTTLAAGSVRSWEDLASRFCKKYFEHEERVTITQLNYTCQRAGENLVDFVRRFRDLALDCYDEKGEQSLVEICISNMLP